The DNA region GAGTACCCTTTGGTCcagtttattttaacttaatttttttgtcctttAGGAGAAGTTAGGCCAaacaattttttacaaaaattcttaaaaataaaaggagcttatttttttacaaagaagGAGCTTGAAAAAAAGCTCCATTATCTAAGCTTATTTTCACTTCTCGCTAGCTTTTATTTAGGCACCCTCTTCGATTACCTGTGAATCCGTTGGATGATTGTGCATTTAGTCATTTAATGGGTGTGTGGCTCTTACTCTTTcttctaaataaatatatattaattaaaaataaattagaataaaaaataaaacaatatttttttatttcaaatataataaaagtaaataaaaatatgaaaataataattttaaaaattatttgtattttaatattttattaatttaaaataattttatgtgaattgaattaattttattcaaaaaattatttaataaatatatatttattagactGATagcaattttaaataaatcataagtctttttttaaaaaatttatcaaacaaattttaatttaaaagaagtttttaggttgaaaaaaattaaaactaacaaacaacttttactttttttttttcaaaagttcttatttttagcTTCAACATAAGTGAAAACAAAGTCAGGTGAAACATACCCtcatatatttaaatagaaTAATCATTCTTTTATTGTCTTGCAAACATACCCTCGATATATTTAAATAGAATAATCATTCATATATAACGAGTGTTTCCTAATTTATTATGtcaaagatttaatttattggATCAGAAACTAGTTTTTGATTGATCCAAATAtagattcttttaatttatttcttaaggaAAAGGAAATGTgtcctataataaaaaaaacttttattaattataaatgaaaaaatccCAAGAAGGAGTgataaattgtgattttaaatttttccgGACTCTTGTTGATAAGAAACACCATTATCTGATGCcgcttaaaaaagaaaacaacaaataacAGATTATGTAAAACACCTTTCAAgcataaaatcaaattcaaaccctATAAGTTAGAGcagataaaataaacaaatcaaacataagtttttatatatataaaaaaaaaaccttaatatATCTCTCTTTGTTTGACGAGTTTAGATGAGAAGTCCTCCACGGCACCACATCAAATTAACAACACCCTTGATATATAGATTATTTGATCAAATCTAAAAACAATTAGATAAAAAGTACTCTATATCGATCAACACCTTCATAGAAGGATCATAGTTTCCCAAAAGagtgaaaatatctaaaattgagatgatttattgttttaatataCACGTAAGAGTCTATGAGAAGTTTCAGTCATACTTCAGCAGCAATCTTAGTTGATTGAAAACAAAGCAGAATCTTTTTTGGTGATAAACAAAGCAGAGTCTCTCTAAACTGTTAAAGTCGACCTAATTAATAGTGGAGATTAAAAGTTTGACCAGTGTAATAAAtagaattataaaaagaaaaagaaaatctcaATAGCACTTGAGAAAAGTTATTACAAGATATAATACTCAAAATTCACATATTCTTATTCATTATAAGATAGTTTCCAAGTACAAAACGGGCATAACAGCATGTTATACCTATTCCACATAAAGAAAGGCCTCTACATATAGAGTAGTAGACTAATATTAGAAATCACGTCCACAATTTGAACACTAATATTGAACGAGACTATCTAGTACATAGCTAGATTTAAAGCACATTCAAGATTTGTGAAGTTTAAGACTTAATTAAGGTATGATGTTAAGTGCGGCAAGAGGCACATGAGCAATCTGTGCCGCATCTGCAACCAGTTCCAGCAGCCGCAGTCTTGGGACATGAGCATGGATTGCACCCACAGTGCTCTCCGCACGAGCATGTCACGTGATCACCGCCTCCAGTTGTCATGCCGGCATTTGTGCACCTGCATGCATGTGAAACACTAAAAAAACTGTGTATCTAGAGATTTGGATAGCAGAAAAGCATTAATCAAGGAACTCGTatgcttaattatattatacaattaatgacatgcaactttctttatcaaaagattaataaaatatatttttaattcctataatctcaataaaatttattagtatCATTCCTCGTGTTTTGGATTTGATTAATTTACTCTCtaaattttggaaaaataatcatttctGAGTTCATTTTAACGAAAGttcagaaattaaaaacatgctttatccttattaaaattatgaactTAATAAAGAGACCTGCAAGTGGAACCACCAGTGCATGGAACTGTGCAGCCACACTTGTTATCACATATTACCACCGGTCTCACTGCATCTCCTCCACTTGTATCAgccatttttctctctctctctttctctatgAGTTAGTCTCAAATATGCTTCGAGAGTGTTCACTCTATGTAGCCTTTTTATAACGAAAGGAGGAGGGAATACCGAATGCCATTTCACACTCTACGTGGCAGCAGCTTCGCATGCAATTCATAAGCTGAAACCACGTACGTAGAACATGAAAGAAACTTTGGATTAGGATCAATATTATTCTAGTTGGCACCCTTTTccaactaaattaaatttttcatatctCCAAAGTcgtttttagattattatttattttattttttcaatcaagtatctaattttttttttcactttcattaATTGTTTTTCGTTAAGTGTACCACCTAAAGTCATtagggttttaattttttaattttaaaatcaattttattttttactaagcACAGGTCTGCGaattaaacaaattattctACAAACCTGTGGAGAGGATGGAGATggcaagaaaagaaataaaacactGTTGTCACCGAAAATTGCCTCTGTCGGCAATAAATATAGTGGTCGAAGGAGAAGTGGTGAGGAAATCAGGTGCGATTTAACCTATAATAACAAGTTTATTCTAAcggttaaaaataattgttcccCATGAACCACTTACAAACTGGTCCACAGTAGCCTTAGCCTAAAATACATATTCATACCTTCAAATCCTTgtaaaacaatattttgataaaccaaaaacaaaatactaCTTCTGCATTTTCGACATAAGAGCAACCTTTTATacatttcaaacaaaatatcatgatataatcattaattaatgtgcaaaaataaaaacgacttctgataattttttaaaaagcgaTTATACATAtacaatgaatttttatttttggacgTTCTTTTTATCTAATCAAAACACACTTGTCCAGTTGTCCCAGCAAACCTTGATCTATTCAGTTTCATTTCTTATAGTAGCTTAAGCTCTCAAACAAATCATTTCAGTTCATGGGGATACGTATAATTAAGTCAATTATGTTAACATCCCATAATAAATACGAAATGAATAtccatcaaattttcctagtgCACAAACCATACAAGAAAGATCAAACCCCAGGAAAACAGGGACTAAACTTCTACTCGTTCCATATTGGATGACGTTTTGATTTTGTTGCCAGTCCCCACGGATTCAATACCGTTGGTACTTGGTAGCTGGTTTCTGCATGCCAAAAAGAATAGTATATTAACACAAGCCCcccaaaatatacatttttagcCCCCACAACCCCACTCTAATCACATCAACAGCAAAAAGCTTAACTGAATTGGCAATTGATCCCCCAAAAGGAAACATACCATAAAACCATGATGGAATGAACACTCACATTGCTATCAGGAACCAATCTTTGTCATCTTGTTGATCATATTTCCATAAAATTGCGCCTCCTTTCTATTATTCGCTTTCACCTTTTCCTTCAAAGTCCTGTACTCCAATTTGACATCCCTGGTTCAAGCATAGAGAACAATTACATTGCAAggcaaaataaaagataaattgccCAAAATCAAAGCAACTGATTCAGTAAATCTTAAATACATAAAGGTCAAAAAGAGTAATTTATTCTGAGCATATACCTGTTGTTAGGGTCAATCTCAAGAGCTTTCTTAATGTCAAGTTCAGCCAAATCCAAGTCAGTTAACTGCATATATGCTTGGGCCCTTCTATAGAGGGCTTTAACATTTGTACTCTCGAGGTCTAACACCTACCAATCCACATCAAAAGTCATTATTTTATGTACAAGGTTAGTGACCCTCAAAGGATGAAAGACAGAATAATACCTTGGTACACAATTTTTCTGCTTCCTTGTAGTCTTTTAACTTCAACTTGCAAGCAGCATTGTTAAGATTGCAGGCAACCTTCAAGGTCTTGGCCTGCTTTTTCTCCTCCTCACCGAATGAGGAATCATATTCTATGTACTTTACAGCCTACAGTAAGATTTCAGTACCATCAGCAGGTGCATCAACATGTAGAAAGTGAAATGTATAATCTATTTTAGATTACCTTTTCATATCTTTTGGAAGCTCTTGCATGCTTACCAGCTTTAAACAACAcatttccttcttctttcttcttaccAGCAGCTTCAAGTTTCTCTTCAGTGTTCAAATCCCAGGACTCCTTCTCCTGAAGGGAGAAAACAGATTAAGATTACTAGAGATAAAACTGCCAAAATAATCATCCATAGTATGAAAATGGACAAGTGTGCAAACGAAAAAAAGGAAGTGCCAGGCCAACAAAGCATAAGATTCTGATTTCCAGATCACTACTCTTTCATAGTGAGCAAAAGACATCaattttatagaatatatatactCACAATGCCAAGCTACACTAGGCAGAATTGGTTTTTATTTGAGGACAGCGCATGCAATGAACCCTTGTCCAACACAAATAGAGTAGCAAGATGGTTCAGTTATGTGATTTTTAatgaatggaaaaaaataaatgaagaaaagaaatgaaCTTCTGATGGTCAAACTAAACACAAAGATGGTTGTATTGGATACAAAAGCCAGATGCATAATGAAAACAAGTCAATTAGAATGTTGTGGTTGTGGGTAAAACACTAAAACGTACAGAGTTATCTTACTTTCTATCTAATCTTGATCAGTCTTTATTTATTACTATCCAAATAAGGCTGTAAGGTTACAGCTTCTTAATAATAGAttcagaatttttatttttttatttatcaaaattaaaacaaataaaatcaaagcAGAATGTAAATTCAACACTGTAATTGACTTACTTTCTCAAATGAAACTAGCTCAACTTCAAAATAAACAGTTGAGTTAGGAGGAACTACAGCCAACTCCTGCTGGGACTCTGATGAACCAAAAGCATACTCAGGTGCAATGGTCAACAGTGCAACCTCACCCTTCTTCATAGTCAATACAGCTCTATCAAGTCCATCAACAACTTGTTCTGTTTCAGCACATCAAACAATCACTTTACttgaccaaaaaatatatatattggatGCAGTGGAATGAGGACACTAGCAGATTTCAAGTTACCCTCATCTGTTTTGAATTCAAACAGCTTCTCTTCTTCATCATGGCCCTTTTTCAAAAAGGCAGCACCATCTTGTAGCTTACCAATTAGTTTCACTAAGACACAAAATGACAAAGATATAGTAAGAAACAATGTATTAATTATGAAATACATAAAGCAATAGACAATAGTCATCATTCAAAATAATCAGAAATTACCTTTAACAATGGCCCCCTCATTTGGACGCTCATATCCTTCCCCTTCCTTCAGGATCTTCTTTATGACCTTCTTGTCATCAGTTACTTCGGAAACAGTTTTCCATGAAACTAATTCAAGAGTAATCTGCAATGTTGCATTTGGTGGAACTGCACCTTCATCACCTTGTTCTGGCTTCCCCTTCTCACCAAATCCATCTATGACCCGACAAAGAAACGAACATAACTCCAAATTAGAGAAACGAGAAAGAAAATTTCATGAAGAATGTTAGTAATAGCTAATCACCAAAACATTATGCGGCGCTTACATTGTGGCTTAACTGTCAAAAGCACTTTCTCTCCCTTCTTCATGGTTTTAACAGCTTTTGACAATGCAGGACAATAATGACCTGTCATGGATAAAACATTTACTTCAGATACTCagcaaaagaaaacaataaatatctGCTAACGAAGTTTGAAGGCACTGACCCTCTCTGACTGTGAACTCCACCCCATCAGACTTTGCTACAAGCTTTCCATTTTCTAGATGAACTTCATACTTAACTGCATTACCAACAACAAGTACAACAAGTAGTTAAGACTTGGATAATCAACACAAACGTCACAAAAACAGAATTAAATGTGACATATATATACCCAATACTTCATCAGGATCCTTAGGGTTCTCCCATTTGTCCCCCTCAGTAACTATCTTCTTAAATATACCGCCATCCTTGCATATGTCCTTTACACTAGTCCATGACAGCAGCTCAACATCAAATTGGAGAGTAGCATTAGGAGGAATAGTTGGAGGGGAACCAGATTCACCATAAGCTAGCTCGGGAGGGATGGTGAAAATAGCATTTTCACCTTTCTTCATGGTTTTAATACCTTCATCCCATCCTTTAATTACTTGCCCTGCACTTCCAACAAAGATATCACTTTTGAGTTATATTGAAAATAGCCTGAAGATTACTTCCACACCATTTTCCCTTCAACTAGTTTAGCATACAATTTATTTCAATCATTGACATGAATACCAAACACATATACTTCAGTTGAAGTTGCAATGCAAGTTGCCAATGTACTTCAACAAAACAATTTAAGAAAGCTTGAGAGGCACCACAAAGAAGGTCTACAAAATACTAATCAACACATGAAAAGCTAAACATCCATGTCTTTTTCTTGCTTAGCACTTCACAATGTCAAATTCCCTACCTCAACTTTTATCACATACTTGTTTGGCATAAATATTGGTATAATAGTGTAacacagaaaaatatcagtgtAACTGTAAGAATATCAATCAAAGTACCTTGAACTTCAAACAATAATCCAATGGCtgccaacaaaacaaaatacatccTTCTCTAACAGAACAAAAACATAAGCATATAATGCTTCATAAGTTCATAAAATTTGGAATTGCATGACTCATCGAAATCTAGATATATCAAGTAAAGCCAAATAACTAAGGGTCTATTATGTTTGAGAAAACACTTTCTACTTTCAACTTTCATTTCccattttcaaaaacaattactgAAATACCACATAGTTTTCACTTAATTTCCTGCTTTCAAATCTTTGTACaggaaatgaagatgaaagcaaaaagaaagtcaTTTTCAGCATTTCCTGCACAGATATAACAAAAGAGGAAATGAAGTTTGGAAAAAACGTGAAAAGAAGGTAACATTTTCTTCAATTATTCGTGAAAATGGAAAATGTTTTCCCAATCCAAACAGGCCTTAATTAACCAGCAGTTAAAGCGATCATAAACATAACGGATTCGTTTCCTTTAAAATCCAAAagcaacacaaaacaaacaaacaagtggcttaaagaagtaaaaaaagttCTAACACCAAGCACACACAACACAAAAATCCCACCATCATTTTCCAACGTTCAGGGAGCGAATTAAAAAAACACGTGAAATTTAACTCACGGTAATGCTTCCAATTATTTCAGACACATCATCCACGaggtcttttcttttcttttcagttGGAACAAACGAGAAAAGAGAGATGGCAAACCTTGTCCGAGCGTGAAGCTGAAGGGAGAATCCCTGTCGCGGCTCGAATCAAACTTAGTTCCGTCGAGCAAAGTCCCCATGTAATGAACTAGCAATtcaaaaaatcgaaaaaaaattaatgaaaaaaagaagaagaaaggtgaAAACGACAGAGGAATTGGCGTCGTTGCGATTTCGGGACCTTGGACTTCGTCGCCGACTTCGGGGGTTTCCCAGCCTTGACCTTCTTTGAGGAGCTTCTTCTTGAGGCCGCGGGAGCCGATCTCCCGCTCCTCGCCGACCTTGTCTTCGCCGAGATCCATTTCCTCGCCGCCGGGGATGTCGAAGTCTTCTTCCATCGCTGCCTTTCTTTTTTCACTGGAAGACTGAGTggggttttagttttagttttagtcttcctttttttttaattcaacacACCAACACTCACATACCCTTAGTAGTTTTATGATATATTTGGTTGGATGGAtggaaaaacaagaaaagaaagaaaagtttaaaatttgaatggAAAAGAAAATAGCTGGGACTTGGaaagaaaacttaaattttagtatctataaaaataacttttcttttcattttttgtcaaacaaaaagaagaaaatgttttgttagtagttttttttttctttttgcaactGCCTAGGTTCTAGagagttcttttggaaaaggaaaaCACGCACacgtttgtttttcttttcttaattatccATTTTTGCTAAGTTCTCCCTTTTACATCTTAactatttattatcttttttcttaaagGAGTACATGCTATGAACCGTTTTGTTTTCTGGAAATGTCTTTTTTGAAATATCATATATCTATTTTAAGAATGTATTTTCAAAACTATGTAtacataatttcaaaattatatttttagaataattgtATGTTATTATGGAAAGACATCTTGAGTAgtaataaacttaaaattattaagttcatgtttgttagtattatttttatcatgttattaatgatttttaaaattatgtaaaatcttattttcttttatgataCTATTATATTTTTCCC from Glycine soja cultivar W05 chromosome 8, ASM419377v2, whole genome shotgun sequence includes:
- the LOC114423697 gene encoding EC protein I/II-like isoform X2, whose amino-acid sequence is MADTSGGDAVRPVVICDNKCGCTVPCTGGSTCRCTNAGMTTGGGDHVTCSCGEHCGCNPCSCPKTAAAGTGCRCGTDCSCASCRT
- the LOC114423694 gene encoding peptidyl-prolyl cis-trans isomerase FKBP62-like, whose amino-acid sequence is MEEDFDIPGGEEMDLGEDKVGEEREIGSRGLKKKLLKEGQGWETPEVGDEVQVHYMGTLLDGTKFDSSRDRDSPFSFTLGQGQVIKGWDEGIKTMKKGENAIFTIPPELAYGESGSPPTIPPNATLQFDVELLSWTSVKDICKDGGIFKKIVTEGDKWENPKDPDEVLVKYEVHLENGKLVAKSDGVEFTVREGHYCPALSKAVKTMKKGEKVLLTVKPQYGFGEKGKPEQGDEGAVPPNATLQITLELVSWKTVSEVTDDKKVIKKILKEGEGYERPNEGAIVKVKLIGKLQDGAAFLKKGHDEEEKLFEFKTDEEQVVDGLDRAVLTMKKGEVALLTIAPEYAFGSSESQQELAVVPPNSTVYFEVELVSFEKEKESWDLNTEEKLEAAGKKKEEGNVLFKAGKHARASKRYEKAVKYIEYDSSFGEEEKKQAKTLKVACNLNNAACKLKLKDYKEAEKLCTKVLDLESTNVKALYRRAQAYMQLTDLDLAELDIKKALEIDPNNRDVKLEYRTLKEKVKANNRKEAQFYGNMINKMTKIGS
- the LOC114423697 gene encoding EC protein I/II-like isoform X1; the encoded protein is MADTSGGDAVRPVVICDNKCGCTVPCTGGSTCSVSHACRCTNAGMTTGGGDHVTCSCGEHCGCNPCSCPKTAAAGTGCRCGTDCSCASCRT